The following proteins are co-located in the Mesoaciditoga lauensis cd-1655R = DSM 25116 genome:
- a CDS encoding ABC transporter substrate-binding protein, translating into MKKGKFLFFFIFTMILATVVFSSDSKTVVYEQERAAETMDPVMVIDTASFEVLSNVYENLIEPAGTSLTEYKAVLSTNVPSKKDGTILDDGKTYIFHIRQGVRFQNGDLLTPEDVVYSLERDIIVGMAGGNSHELTEPLLPKIGDSYVSNISQWTVKLANVKKWDDLFASDTKVPKNEECKQALIKTFKLLAKDFEIKGNDVIIHLPHSYSPFFNSIIDSVAMIMDKKWAVAHGAWPGTAETWWKYYNPTRQRDPLYSITNGTGPFQVYEWVKGRQVIMKRFDGYWGEPAKIKYAIIKTVPEFTTRKLDLIRGNADIISVPPQFIGQVKNIKGVVVSKNIPELAEYQISFAFNVASHSKYIYSGKLDGNGVPPDFFSNLDIRKGFEYLFPHKLYIKDVWNGLGIEPNSPISKGLLGYDPNMPVYHQDLKKAAEYFKKAYNGEVWKKGFKVAIIYNSTDPTMKQACEILKNYARKVNPKFKVEAVPMLWASLVNSFLENDIPLIALDWFGTSSYDRVYGYLSSHGVYGIAMGEKFREFARKEFDPLINAAVSAPTLEEAEKIYKEIGMKTYEQAIMIWLIQPSRQLVYRDWLKGLYPDNYNPFRDKDLVFYHLYKSR; encoded by the coding sequence ATGAAAAAAGGAAAGTTTTTATTTTTCTTCATTTTCACAATGATTTTAGCAACTGTCGTCTTTTCTTCTGATTCAAAGACCGTTGTGTATGAACAAGAAAGAGCAGCGGAAACGATGGATCCTGTCATGGTTATAGACACAGCCTCTTTTGAAGTTCTCAGCAACGTTTATGAAAATCTTATAGAACCAGCAGGTACATCTTTAACTGAATACAAAGCAGTCCTTTCCACAAATGTTCCTTCTAAAAAAGATGGCACCATTCTTGACGATGGGAAAACGTACATTTTTCATATAAGACAAGGAGTACGTTTCCAAAATGGAGATTTGTTGACTCCAGAAGATGTGGTGTACTCCCTTGAAAGGGATATAATCGTAGGCATGGCTGGAGGGAATTCTCATGAGTTAACTGAACCGCTTCTGCCAAAAATAGGAGATTCTTACGTGAGCAATATTTCACAATGGACCGTAAAACTTGCAAATGTAAAGAAATGGGATGATCTTTTCGCAAGTGACACCAAAGTACCAAAAAATGAGGAATGCAAGCAGGCCCTCATTAAAACTTTTAAGCTTTTGGCAAAAGACTTTGAAATAAAAGGAAATGACGTTATCATTCATCTTCCCCATTCCTACTCCCCCTTCTTTAACTCCATAATCGATTCAGTTGCCATGATCATGGATAAAAAATGGGCCGTTGCCCATGGAGCATGGCCGGGAACTGCGGAAACATGGTGGAAATATTATAATCCTACTCGCCAAAGAGATCCACTTTACTCCATCACAAATGGCACAGGTCCTTTCCAAGTATACGAATGGGTAAAGGGAAGGCAGGTTATCATGAAAAGATTTGATGGATATTGGGGAGAACCTGCAAAAATTAAATATGCCATAATTAAAACCGTTCCGGAATTCACGACCAGGAAGCTGGACCTGATTCGGGGAAATGCAGATATAATTTCTGTTCCGCCTCAATTTATAGGACAAGTTAAAAACATCAAAGGTGTGGTTGTTTCCAAAAACATTCCAGAACTTGCGGAATATCAGATTTCCTTTGCTTTCAATGTTGCTTCCCATTCGAAATACATTTACTCTGGTAAATTAGATGGCAACGGCGTTCCGCCTGATTTCTTTTCGAACTTGGATATCAGAAAGGGGTTTGAATATCTTTTCCCACACAAGCTTTATATAAAAGATGTGTGGAATGGATTAGGAATAGAACCAAATAGTCCTATTTCTAAAGGACTGTTGGGGTACGATCCAAATATGCCTGTTTATCATCAAGATTTAAAAAAGGCAGCGGAATATTTCAAAAAGGCTTACAATGGAGAAGTCTGGAAAAAAGGATTTAAGGTTGCGATCATTTACAATTCAACAGATCCAACAATGAAGCAAGCTTGCGAAATATTGAAGAACTACGCCAGAAAAGTAAATCCGAAATTCAAGGTAGAAGCTGTTCCAATGTTGTGGGCATCTCTTGTGAATTCATTTCTTGAAAACGACATTCCGCTGATAGCCTTGGACTGGTTTGGAACGAGTTCTTACGATCGCGTTTATGGATATCTTTCTTCGCATGGAGTATATGGAATCGCGATGGGTGAAAAATTCCGTGAATTTGCTCGCAAAGAGTTTGATCCTCTTATAAATGCAGCCGTTTCTGCTCCAACACTCGAAGAGGCTGAAAAGATCTACAAAGAAATAGGCATGAAAACCTATGAACAAGCTATCATGATTTGGCTCATTCAACCGTCCCGACAGCTTGTATACAGGGATTGGCTTAAAGGGCTCTATCCAGATAATTACAATCCTTTCCGCGATAAGGATCTTGTTTTTTATCATTTGTACAAATCAAGATGA
- a CDS encoding metal-dependent hydrolase family protein, whose protein sequence is MLILTNLNLIDDEGNFLEGKKVVIEGTKIKDITADPTPPNAEVIDMKGYTILPGLVDAHLHLGWNGEPNIETKMLKELLPMTALKAYVNAKNDLLAGFTTVRCLGDRGYIDVALKKAVEDGVVDGPRMKVAGQAISMTGGHGDMWLAPEVTSSGFGTIADGIEEMRKAARYQLKMGADFIKLMATGGVMSEGDEPGSPQLTEEEMRTAIEEAHKAGKKTAAHAQGTEGIKNAIRAGIDSIEHGIFLDDEAIQMMKDRGVFMIPTLSAVFNIKKHGKEAGIPEYAVRKVEQIMEAHLESFRKAYKAGVKIALGTDAATPFNKHGENAQELELMVNAGMDPLDAIMAATKGGAELLSMSELIGSVEPGKEADIIAVKGNPIEDISLLKNVKFVMKAGKIYKFI, encoded by the coding sequence ATGTTAATTCTTACAAACCTAAATTTAATTGACGATGAAGGAAATTTTTTGGAAGGGAAAAAGGTGGTGATTGAAGGGACAAAAATAAAAGACATAACCGCTGATCCTACCCCGCCTAACGCTGAAGTTATCGACATGAAAGGGTACACGATACTTCCTGGCTTAGTAGATGCTCATCTTCATTTAGGATGGAACGGCGAACCAAATATAGAAACAAAAATGCTTAAAGAATTACTTCCTATGACAGCTCTAAAAGCTTATGTAAATGCGAAAAACGATCTTCTGGCGGGATTCACAACCGTGAGATGCCTGGGAGATAGAGGATATATAGACGTTGCTTTAAAGAAGGCAGTGGAAGATGGTGTGGTTGACGGTCCACGAATGAAGGTAGCAGGACAGGCCATCTCAATGACAGGTGGACATGGAGATATGTGGCTAGCTCCAGAAGTCACCTCTTCTGGTTTTGGTACCATCGCAGATGGAATTGAGGAAATGAGGAAAGCGGCCCGTTATCAACTGAAAATGGGAGCCGATTTTATCAAGCTCATGGCTACAGGCGGGGTAATGTCAGAGGGAGATGAACCCGGTTCGCCACAGCTCACAGAAGAAGAAATGAGAACAGCTATAGAAGAAGCCCATAAAGCTGGCAAGAAAACGGCCGCACATGCACAGGGAACGGAGGGGATAAAAAATGCCATAAGAGCAGGCATAGATTCCATTGAGCACGGCATATTTTTGGATGATGAAGCTATTCAGATGATGAAAGATAGAGGAGTCTTTATGATTCCGACACTTTCCGCGGTGTTTAACATCAAAAAACATGGAAAGGAGGCAGGGATACCAGAATACGCCGTTAGAAAGGTTGAACAGATAATGGAAGCTCATCTTGAAAGTTTTCGAAAAGCATACAAAGCCGGTGTGAAGATTGCTCTGGGAACAGATGCAGCAACGCCATTCAACAAACACGGCGAAAATGCTCAAGAGCTTGAGCTCATGGTGAATGCCGGCATGGATCCTCTTGATGCCATAATGGCTGCCACGAAAGGCGGTGCGGAGCTTCTAAGTATGAGCGAGCTGATAGGAAGTGTTGAGCCTGGAAAAGAGGCTGACATTATAGCCGTTAAAGGAAATCCCATTGAAGATATTTCTCTTTTAAAAAATGTGAAATTCGTTATGAAAGCAGGCAAAATATACAAATTTATTTAA